The following is a genomic window from Bacteroidetes bacterium GWF2_43_63.
TCGGGACGGTAAATCTTTCAGAAATGAAAAACTGCTTGTCAATTGATTATAAATATTCTTGTTCAGTTGAACCATATTGCCCAATTTCTGCTGTAATTTGGAAAAAACGCTAAAAAAATCATCTCGCGTCGCTTCAAATTGACCACCTAACGACGCTGCAAATTGACCACCCTGCGTCGGACCAAATTGACCACCTCGCGTCGGTGCAAACTGACCACCCCCTGAAAAGAACGAAACTCCTTGCTAATGAGTGACAAAAGGTTATTTTGGATGTTTTAAAATAACCCACAATGTCAAACAAAAGAATTGTCATGAGCAAGGTAAGAAACATTATCAGGCTGCACCATGAAGGTGTGAGCAAAAAGTCAATCGGGGAGCGCATCGGGCTGCCCCGCAACACAGTTAAGAAATACATCCGGCTGTTCATTGCTTCTGGGAAAAGCATTGCTGACGTTGAAGTAATGACAGACACAGAGCTGGAGCAGATGTTCATGGATATGACTCCAAGTAGTCATATTGAGGATGATCCACGATTCAAGGTTCTGCTTGAGTTTTTTCCACAGATGGAAAAGGCGTTGAAGCACAGGGAGAATACCAAGGAAAAGATGTGGCAGCGCTATTTTATGGAGAACAAGGATGGGTATAGGCTGACGCAGTTTAAACGCTATTACAGCGAATGGCAAAAGATCCGCAATCCCGTATTCCATGTGGAACACAAGGTTGGAGAGAAGATGTATGTGGATTATGCCGGAGAGACGCTTGAGGTGGTAAACGCTGAGACTGGTGAAGTGGTTAAGGTGCAAGTGTTTTTGGCAATATTGGGGGCAAGCCAGTTGACCTATGTTGAGGCCAGTTACAGTCAGCAGAAAGAAGATTTTATCAGTTCATGTGAAAATGCGTTGCTGTACTTTGGAGGCGTTCCCAACGCCATTGTAACCGACAATCTGAAGTCGGCGGTAATCAAAAGCAGCCGTTATGAACCCACGCTGAATGAGTCTTTCCGTGATTTTACAGGGTATTACATGATGGCAGCATTACCGGCGGCGCCGTATAAACCAAAATACAAAGCATTGGTTGAAGGGGCTGTAAAAATCATTTACCGCCGCATGTACGGCATGTTGAAAGAGCGAGTGTTCACCAGCCTCGAACAGCTAAATGAGGCCATTTGGGAAGCACTTGAAGAGCACAACAACCACAGGTTGAGTAATCGGCCATATAGTCGCAGACAGCTTTTTGAGGAGATTGAGCGAAAGACATTAAATCCGCTTCCGGAAAGGCGCTATGAGCTTAAACGCAGACACATGGCAACGGTGATGAAAAACAACTACGTGTGTCTGACCGAAGACAAGCACTACTACAGTGTTCCATATCAGTACATCGGCAAAAAGGTGACGCTGCTTTATACACAAAGCGAAGTTGAAGTGCATTACCGCTATGAGCGCATTGCTACTCACAAGCGCAACAGGCATCTCTTCGGGCACACCACAAACAACGATCATCTGGCATCGCAGCACCGTTATCTAAGCGACTGGAATCCGGATAAGTTCCTTGAACGTGCCGGCGAAGTAGGTGCTGAAACGCAGGAATACATCAAGGAATTGCTCAATGCAAAACAACACCCTGAACAGGCTTACAGGTCGTGTCAGGGAGTGTTGAGTTATGCGGCACGAGTTGGTTCGGAACGTCTCAATAATGCATGCCGCAGAGCGCATCAGTACGGTGATTATGGATATCACACTATCCGGGTTATTCTTGAAAAAGGGCTTGATAGCTACTTGAATGAAGAACCGGCTGAAGATCAGAAACTGCCCGAGCATGGCAATATACGCGGCAAGGGCTATTACAAATAAAACAGATTATTTAAAAACAAAAAAACATGAACGAACAATCACTTCAGAGAATGAAACAAATGAAGTTCTATGGCATGGCCAGGGCATTCCGGACAAGTCTGGAAAACGGCAACATGGCATCGATGACAAGCGACGAGATGGTGTCATTGCTTGTAGACTCGGAATGGGACGATCGTAACAACCGGCGCATCGAGCGACAGATGCGTAACGCGAAGTTCCGTTACAAAGCCAACGTAGAACAGGTTCATTTTGACATCGAGCGGAATCTGGACAAAAATCAATTGATGCGGCTTGCAGAATGCGACTTTGTGCAGCGTCATGAGAACCTGATTATAACTGGCAGCACCGGTATCGGTAAAAGCTACATTGCTTCGGCCATCGGCAATCAAGCATGCACACAGGGTTACAGAGTTCTCTACGCAAACAGTGCAAAGTTGTTTTCGAGACTCAAAATGACAAAAGCCGACGGTTCATACATCCGCGAAATCGCAAAAATAGAGCGACAGGATTTACTGATACTCGACGACTTCGGGCTTCAGCCCTTGGATGCAATCGCCCGGGCAATACTGATGGAAATCATCGAAGACCGCCATGGAAGTCATTCAACACTCATTACCTCACAGCTCCCGGTACCTCAATGGTACGAGGTTATAGGTGAGCAAACTGTTGCAGATGCAATACTGGACCGCATCGTACATGATGCTCACAGACTGGAACTGGCCGGGGAGTCGCTTCGCAAGAGGCAAGGACGGCAAAATATAAAAGCTGTTGAAACAGAATAAAATTGTTTAATTTTGACAGTCACTTATCAGTAAAGGAAAAATAGTTCTTTTTTTGTCTTCAGGGAGGGTGGTCAATTTAAAACGGCGCACACTGGTCAAAACAAACGACGAGGGGTGGTCAATTTGGTCGGCTTATGCAGTAAATCGTTTTGATGCATCTTTTCATTCTTTTGAAAGTCATGCAAAGCTACTGCCTTTTGACCCAGCTATTTTACGATATAATCTTCCATATTTCTACTATTAAAACAGATTATGAAAAAGTTATTAATAATTTTGGTTTGTATTTTTTTTGTTTCCTGTATTTCAACACAGAAATTCAATTGTGATGATTTTATTCAGGTTTCAAGTGATGATATTTTCAATGACTATGAAGAATACAATGGGAAGTGTATTAGTTTCGATGCTAAAATTATAATGGATTATAAGATTGCGATGATTTATTTGTCTACCGATAATGATTCTATTTATTTTTATGATAAAGAAAGAGTAGTAATTATTAGTAATTTTGAAAAAATAAAAAGGGATAAATGGGATGGTTATTTAGATAAAATAGTCAATATTAAAGGATATTTCTTTGTTGATGAAAATTTTCTCTACTTTAAACGAATTAACCTAATAAGTATTGACCCCGCACTTCAAGATCCATGATAAATCCTAAATGTCCATCCCAATATTGGTAAATCATTGAATTTCAACATTTCACATCAAAGCCGGCCGCAGCGCCGGCTTTGTGTTTGTTGGGCTGCACTGCACCATCCATGACAAATCCTAAATGTCCATCCCAATATTGGTAAAACACTGAAATTCAATAGATCACATCAAAGCCGGCCGCAGCGCCGGCTTTGTGCTTGTTGAATTATAAAATGAACAGATTTCTGTTCATTTCTGAATGAGATCAGAAATTGTCATTACTTTTCTTGGGAAATTCTATTTCATTCTGTCTAAAGACCTATCATTCCGGCTTTGGTTGGCAGTCGATGCAATTGGAATTCAGGTTTTCAGAGATTCTGGTCGTTGCTGCTATTCTGATTTGATCGGTTGGGACAATTAAGGCAGCGTTTTCATTCATAAGCGCCTCCATTGGAGTGAGTCCGTTGAGTGAACCATGCGGGCGGATATATGTATAATCATGTACCATTTCGGAAATAATTTCAAGTGCTTTGTTCAGTTGTCCTGAAAAGTCGCGAGGCCAGTAATTGCTTTTGAAAATTTCTCAATACAAATTTGCTATTTCTGATAAAGCCGCACAGCGTAAGATCAGGGAAATGCAAGCTCAACGCACGATGTCGCCATATATGGTTTTCGGATCAGAAAATATGCGGGCAGCGGAAACAATCTTTTCGAAGCGAAGCGAAGATGACTTATCCGGATGTCTGTTTGAGGAGCGCAGCGACGAGTTATATCCGGTTGGAGCTGACCGCTTATTTTCCCGGAAACCATATCAGGCGACTAGCTTTTCTTTTGGTACTTTTCTTTTTGCAATGAAAAAGAAAAGTACGACCGGCAGTATACCAAGATTATAAGCTATCGCGAGATTGGTGTGATAGGTGCGTTTCATGACGCAAACAACTGCATTCTGCGAAAAGTATTTTGCCTGATGAGTTTGAATTGATCAGAACATCAGAAAAGTTTTCAAAATCCGCACTTCCCCACCCTCGCATTGCGACAGCATTGCAGACCATTTATTCAAGTAAAAACAAATCGCTGATCTTCTTCAAATCCTCAAGAAAAGTGTTCGAATTCAGTGCGGTGAGGTTCACTAAGAGACAAAATCGTCTCAAAAAACAATCAGCCCTGAGGAACGATCGAGCTCGCTCGAAAAGTGACCCGGGGTAAATTATTTCATTTCCGGAGGAAATGCGATTTTGTTTGGGAATTCGGAGCTGTTTAGGATCAGCGAAGCGTTTTCGTAACGAAGTGGAGAAATTGCGAAGCTAATCCTAAAGCCATTTTACGACATTTATTTTACTGATTTATCAGAATAACAAATGAGTAAAACCTAAAACGCGCGCGCGCTAACAAACGATCGAGCTCGCTCGAAAAGTGACTCGGGCAGATTTTCGCCCGGAATCCTTGTTTTTACTGGATCTGAAGAATTGACCCCGATATTGTCTTCTTCAGCTTTTCGGTATTATTCAAAACACTTTTTCTTGAACTCAAAAAAAACAAAAACACTTGGAAGTGCGTGAAATAAAATTATCTTTGAAAAATATGAAATTATGCTGTAATTGAATCAAGCATTAAATTTTGGGTCATGAAAACAATTATATCATTCATCGCAATTGCGGCCATCTATATTTTTACGTTCATTCCGGATGTTAAAGGGCAGGATCTAATGAAAAGCAGCCACTCAGGCCACTTTAAATATATCTATCGCATCACTGATGACGAAGCAAAAAACATTTATTCGCACGATCTGGGCGTGGCCGATCTGTCCTTTTTTCACTCACTGGTCGATTCTTGTCCATTCAATCTGACCTATTCTAAAGCATTGCCTGCAGGGCATTATCTTCAGGCAGGCATTGGAGGAAGCAGACAGATACTTACAATCACTTCAGTGTCCTATTTCAATGTGTTCGTATTCAATAATACATCTGATCTATGTGTGCAGGTGACCGACAATAATGGACAACCCATATCTGGCGCTGTTGTACAACTGAATTCGAAAAAACTAAAATTTGATAAAGCAAAAAAGATTTATTCCGATAAAAAATCAAACCGCCGTGGTTTGCTCGAAGTTAGAGTAGGCAATCATACACAGTATATTCAACTCGATCGCGAGGAAAATAACGCTGCAATAAAAAGAGCTTACTATTCTGTTTTTTATCGCACACCCTTGAAATATGTCTGGCGGCCAGTGCGATTTTTGCTCTTTCTTCCGGTCGATGGAATAAGGTCGATTGTTAATCATCATCCGGAGGGCTCAATCTGGAGGTTGTCATATTTCTTTTCGGCTGGGATGTACAATCTGTTTGACCGTTTCAGTAAATACAACGATCGAAACAGTTGGCGGTTCGAAGAAAATATCAATAGCTACATGGTATTTGACAAGCCACGCTACCGTCCGGGCGACACCGTGAGACTAAAATCCTTCATTACAGATAAAAGAGGGAAAACGGTAAGTGAAGATCTGAATGTCATGCTCTTTGTGAATGGGACCAGTTATAAACTGCAAACAATATCGCCCTTCCGCGATGGGGCATATATGTATGTATTTCCGCTGCACGACTCACTTAAATTGAGGCTTGACAATATCTGTCAGATTGAACTGACCGATACCAAACACAGATCGTATTGCACTGGGTATTTCAGATATGAAGACTATGAACTGAAAAAGAACAAGCTGATAGTGAAATGCGACAACAAAATCCAGCACAAGGGAAACCCGCTGAAACTGAGTATTAAAGCCATTGACGACAATGGGCTCATTCTTCAGGATGCAAGAGCTGAAATTTCGGTTTGCACGCAAAATGTAAACAAATATTATTCATCGGATATTTTCATTCGGGACACACTGCTCCAATTAAACGAGAAGCTGAACCCTGCCGGGGAAACAGAAATATCAATACCAGACTCAGCGTTTCCTTTGGCAGACCTCTCCTACTCCGTTATTGTTAAGGTACGCACATCAGACAATGAGCTGAATACAGAAAAACTGTATGTGACATATTATTGCCGTCCGGGGCAGATTGAAATGACTCTGGTCAATGATTCTGTCAGCATACGATGTATTGAAAATGGGCTTTCAGTCCCGCAAAGCGGAGTTGTCAGTGCCATGGACGCATTCGATAATGA
Proteins encoded in this region:
- a CDS encoding ATP-binding protein, with translation MNEQSLQRMKQMKFYGMARAFRTSLENGNMASMTSDEMVSLLVDSEWDDRNNRRIERQMRNAKFRYKANVEQVHFDIERNLDKNQLMRLAECDFVQRHENLIITGSTGIGKSYIASAIGNQACTQGYRVLYANSAKLFSRLKMTKADGSYIREIAKIERQDLLILDDFGLQPLDAIARAILMEIIEDRHGSHSTLITSQLPVPQWYEVIGEQTVADAILDRIVHDAHRLELAGESLRKRQGRQNIKAVETE
- a CDS encoding transposase; amino-acid sequence: MSNKRIVMSKVRNIIRLHHEGVSKKSIGERIGLPRNTVKKYIRLFIASGKSIADVEVMTDTELEQMFMDMTPSSHIEDDPRFKVLLEFFPQMEKALKHRENTKEKMWQRYFMENKDGYRLTQFKRYYSEWQKIRNPVFHVEHKVGEKMYVDYAGETLEVVNAETGEVVKVQVFLAILGASQLTYVEASYSQQKEDFISSCENALLYFGGVPNAIVTDNLKSAVIKSSRYEPTLNESFRDFTGYYMMAALPAAPYKPKYKALVEGAVKIIYRRMYGMLKERVFTSLEQLNEAIWEALEEHNNHRLSNRPYSRRQLFEEIERKTLNPLPERRYELKRRHMATVMKNNYVCLTEDKHYYSVPYQYIGKKVTLLYTQSEVEVHYRYERIATHKRNRHLFGHTTNNDHLASQHRYLSDWNPDKFLERAGEVGAETQEYIKELLNAKQHPEQAYRSCQGVLSYAARVGSERLNNACRRAHQYGDYGYHTIRVILEKGLDSYLNEEPAEDQKLPEHGNIRGKGYYK